A stretch of the Vigna radiata var. radiata cultivar VC1973A chromosome 7, Vradiata_ver6, whole genome shotgun sequence genome encodes the following:
- the LOC106766064 gene encoding protein NRT1/ PTR FAMILY 4.6-like encodes MMICDCDYDAKQDEEVEENQATTWEGYVNWRNKPALRGRHGGMLAASFVLVVEILESLSFVANASNLVLYMIKFMHMSPSKSANNVTNFIGTAFLLALLGGFCSDAFFTTYHTFLISSVFELLGLILLTVQARVGSLRPAACEAGSPCHEVNGGKAAMLFAGLYLVALGIGGIKGSLPPHGAEQFDESTPSGRKQRSTFFNYFVFCLSFGGLLACTFVVWLADNKGWEWGFGIPTISIFLSIPVFLAGSSTYRNKIPSGSPLATFFKVLVAATFNGCFGRNSGSAVVSTTSSRRNENKESEALTNTLKFLNRAVESNPKYSSMECTVEQVEDVKIVLKALPIFFCTIMLNCCLAQLNTFSVEQAATMNTRLGSLKVPPASLSVFPVVFIMILAPIYDLVIAPFARKLTKTEMGITHLQRIGFGLVLSIFSMAVAAVVEVKRKRVAINSGLVDDGTKPLPISFIWIALQYLFLGSADLFTFAGLLEFFFTETSIRMRSLATSLSFASLAVGYYLSSAIVSIVNSVTGDISHRPWLSGANLNHYHLDRFYWLLCVLSVFNFLHYLFWAFRYKYRGIGTTKQ; translated from the exons ATGATgatttgtgattgtgattatgatgctaagcaggat GAAGAAGTAGAAGAAAACCAAGCAACCACATGGGAAGGGTATGTGAACTGGAGGAACAAACCTGCTCTTAGAGGCCGTCACGGTGGCATGCTTGCGGCCTCCTTCGTTTTGG TGGTGGAGATACTGGAGAGTCTTTCGTTTGTGGCGAATGCAAGCAATTTGGTGTTGTACATGATTAAGTTCATGCACATGTCTCCTTCAAAATCTGCAAACAATGTCACAAATTTCATTGGAACCGCCTTCCTCCTTGCCCTCCTTGGTGGTTTCTGCTCTGATGCTTTTTTCACCACTTATCATACCTTCCTCATCAGTTCAGTTTTTGAACTCCTG GGATTGATTTTGCTTACTGTGCAAGCTCGTGTGGGTTCGCTGAGGCCAGCAGCATGTGAGGCAGGCAGCCCATGCCATGAAGTGAATGGTGGAAAAGCAGCGATGCTGTTTGCTGGGCTTTATTTGGTGGCTCTTGGAATTGGAGGGATCAAGGGTTCACTGCCACCACATGGTGCTGAGCAATTTGATGAGAGCACCCCATCTGGAAGGAAGCAACGATCAACCTTTTTCAACTACTTTGTCTTCTGCTTGTCTTTTGGTGGCCTTCTTGCTTGTACATTTGTAGTGTGGCTTGCAGACAACAAAGGTTGGGAATGGGGTTTTGGAATCCCTACCATAAGCATTTTTCTATCTATCCCTGTGTTCTTGGCAGGCTCTTCTACTTATCGGAACAAGATCCCTTCTGGAAGTCCACTTGCAACCTTTTTCAAG GTACTTGTTGCTGCTACATTTAATGGTTGCTTCGGCAGAAACTCTGGCAGTGCAGTGGTGAGTACGACTTCAAGTCGACGTAATGAAAACAAGGAGAGTGAAGCCCTAACAAATACCCTAAAATTTCTCAACAGAGCAGTTGAAAGCAACCCAAAGTATTCATCAATGGAATGCACTGTGGAACAAGTGGAAGATGTGAAGATAGTGTTGAAAGCACTACCTATATTTTTTTGCACCATTATGCTAAACTGTTGTCTGGCTCAACTAAACACTTTCTCTGTTGAACAAGCGGCAACTATGAACACCAGACTTGGTTCCTTAAAGGTGCCACCAGCATCCTTATCAGTTTTCCCAGTGGTCTTCATCATGATCCTGGCACCAATTTACGACCTAGTAATCGCCCCATTTGCAAGAAAATTGACGAAAACTGAGATGGGAATCACTCACCTCCAAAgaattggatttggattagTCCTCTCAATATTTTCCATGGCAGTGGCAGCGGTTGTTGAAGTAAAGAGGAAAAGGGTGGCCATAAACTCAGGTCTTGTGGATGATGGAACCAAACCACTACCCATCTCATTCATATGGATTGCTCTTCAATACTTGTTCCTTGGTTCCGCTGATCTTTTCACTTTTGCTGGGTTGCTGGAATTTTTCTTCACAGAGACATCGATTAGGATGAGATCTTTGGCCACATCACTCAGTTTTGCCTCTTTGGCTGTGGGATACTACTTAAGTTCAGCAATCGTGTCAATAGTAAACAGTGTCACTGGTGACATCTCACACAGACCATGGTTATCTGGTGCCAACCTTAACCACTATCATCTAGACAGGTTTTATTGGCTTCTGTGTGTGCTAAGCGTGTTCAACTTCTTACATTACCTGTTTTGGGCCTTCAGATACAAATATAGAGGGATAGGAACCACAAAACAATGA